One stretch of Mangifera indica cultivar Alphonso chromosome 9, CATAS_Mindica_2.1, whole genome shotgun sequence DNA includes these proteins:
- the LOC123226333 gene encoding transcription factor DYT1-like, producing the protein MEYQYLDCGFEGLSITEDGNVSGTVSRTVKRKSNYDYTSGHECKSKNLQAERRRRQKLSDRLLTLRALAPRITNMKKETIIEDAINYIQELQGNVKFLSDQLHLLEMEPFSEAPGGSPKKEETDDVEETNKHMIQEEVEVGYMGGNKVQIKIIFKKKRGKFTKLLEALSSFGFQLSDTSITSAKGAILVSSFAEAKGLIYDDRVAVEEARELLLKIVRSI; encoded by the exons ATGGAATATCAATATTTAGATTGTGGGTTCGAAGGATTATCCATCACAGAAGATGGCAATGTCAGTGGCACTGTTTCAAGAACAGTAAAGAGGAAAAGTAACTACGATTATACCAGTGGTCATGAATGCAAATCCAAGAATCTCCAGGCGGAGAGGCGGCGGCGACAGAAGCTCAGTGATAGACTTCTAACTCTGCGAGCATTAGCCCCAAGAATTACAAAT ATGAAAAAGGAAACCATAATCGAGGATGCAATTAATTACATTCAAGAGCTGCAGGGAAATGTTAAGTTCCTTAGTGACCAGTTGCACCTTCTGGAAATGGAACCATTTTCGGAAGCTCCCGGAGGAAGCCCTAAGAAAGAAGAGACTGATGACGTAGAGGAGACGAACAAACATATGATACAG GAAGAAGTAGAGGTGGGTTATATGGGTGGAAATAAGGTTCAGATAAAGATCatttttaagaagaaaagaGGCAAGTTCACCAAATTGCTGGAGGCCCTGAGTTCCTTCGGCTTTCAGCTCAGTGATACTAGTATTACTTCCGCCAAAGGAGCCATTCTTGTTTCATCATTTGCAGAGGCAAAAGGGTTAATTTATGATGACAGAGTCGCGGTTGAGGAAGCCAGGGAGTTGCTACTCAAGATCGTCAGAAGCATTTAA